Proteins from a single region of Butyrivibrio fibrisolvens:
- a CDS encoding ImmA/IrrE family metallo-endopeptidase — protein MYYDNDHIIKEARGLIKEAGASDPALLADYLGIIIKPVPFKKQKGVYQVIEDIPFIFIKEDLAPELYNIVILHEIGHDRLHRDIAQGFAEYNLFDMQTSRMEYEANLFAAEISLPDDELLDYIYQGMDACTIAKCMDSDINLVALKVSDMIRRGYNFNPVDHRNDFLK, from the coding sequence ATGTATTACGATAACGATCATATAATAAAAGAGGCACGAGGCCTTATTAAAGAAGCCGGGGCATCAGATCCCGCCTTACTTGCAGATTATCTTGGAATAATCATAAAGCCCGTACCTTTTAAGAAGCAAAAAGGGGTATATCAGGTTATTGAAGATATACCTTTTATATTCATCAAAGAAGACCTCGCTCCTGAACTCTACAACATTGTAATCCTGCATGAAATAGGCCACGACCGTCTCCATAGAGACATTGCACAAGGCTTTGCAGAATACAACCTGTTCGATATGCAGACAAGCCGTATGGAGTACGAGGCCAATCTTTTTGCTGCAGAAATTTCCCTTCCTGATGACGAGCTTCTTGATTATATCTATCAGGGAATGGATGCATGTACGATCGCAAAGTGTATGGATTCTGATATCAATCTTGTAGCCTTAAAGGTTTCAGATATGATAAGACGCGGGTACAATTTTAATCCCGTAGATCATAGGAATGATTTTCTAAAATAA
- a CDS encoding WG repeat-containing protein, translated as MDRIKSLFTKIKPLYAYACFTSFNLLIHLINYQRGIFGEYLDYLLYIAKIAICIFVLRSGEKPDDNAKSKVDLLFRLIIACDLFEMFVSFTMTSLTGLALWMLIGLLVIKFVLDWTVYARISRYTQRGFLWYFGNVGCVVLFAFYLKIGHLALLYTLIVLRLLIKVYVLRKPQMLALESASADKAETDMKAEAKLSNTWNKIALAVTVLLACVFLFLRYGRVPGQYELTTQSGKQTVRSSSERLGIISDNREEYSLTNWLPEWTGFHMEWHGIVDSETGDKTGAVYGNDLIFDDYGIAWDYSGHFIDTNGKNVITVSPFVMERRSGRMNLLIYAFDEYLNERQSYSNYESYLEYHSNITWQEKSVFDGNIRMYRSSDFNDHESSYFENHIAPFYSEATGTYGFINDKGKIIVSPNYIAYDDYNSDYELITLTRKFSGSKTIVNYKGEYILGRWGSFDYIIIDSHNKLLFAKKPNEIELYDFEGNRLNADSVYTNLGSYKYHGDIVVIGKSNSSDRQVYNAVVIDRNGNELFECAGYDEFYGYEDSTGSIKYVLARDNDTYNNNWVFLTRDGLDKIGGEYSEIQVLDGFELYENPVVIAVEAGSNNVSIMHCDGELIETGYRYEEYNSDYKLIEVSKEAVDGLTLYNYVDMNGELVFDRWTIGGLH; from the coding sequence GTGGACAGAATAAAATCTCTTTTTACAAAAATAAAACCTTTGTATGCATATGCATGCTTTACTTCTTTTAATCTTTTGATTCATTTGATAAATTACCAGCGAGGAATATTTGGCGAATATCTGGATTATCTTCTTTACATAGCTAAGATTGCTATATGTATCTTTGTCCTAAGATCTGGAGAAAAACCTGATGATAATGCAAAATCCAAGGTGGATTTGTTGTTCAGGCTGATAATAGCATGCGATCTTTTTGAGATGTTTGTTTCTTTTACCATGACAAGTCTCACGGGTCTTGCGTTGTGGATGTTGATAGGTCTTTTAGTGATCAAATTTGTACTAGACTGGACAGTCTATGCAAGGATCAGCAGATATACGCAAAGAGGATTTTTATGGTATTTTGGAAACGTTGGATGCGTTGTTTTATTTGCTTTTTATCTCAAGATTGGACATTTGGCTCTTTTATATACACTTATAGTACTGCGACTGCTCATAAAGGTATATGTACTTAGGAAGCCTCAAATGCTTGCGTTAGAGAGTGCAAGCGCAGATAAAGCAGAAACTGATATGAAGGCAGAGGCTAAGCTATCCAATACATGGAATAAGATTGCGCTTGCGGTTACAGTTTTATTAGCTTGTGTATTCTTGTTTCTAAGATATGGAAGAGTTCCTGGCCAATATGAACTTACAACTCAAAGTGGTAAACAGACAGTTAGATCTTCTTCAGAGCGTTTAGGAATAATTTCAGATAACAGGGAAGAGTATTCGCTGACCAACTGGCTTCCTGAATGGACTGGTTTTCACATGGAGTGGCACGGCATTGTGGATTCTGAAACCGGTGATAAGACAGGTGCTGTTTATGGGAATGACCTGATCTTTGATGACTACGGGATTGCATGGGACTATTCAGGTCACTTTATAGACACGAATGGAAAAAACGTGATTACAGTATCTCCTTTTGTAATGGAAAGAAGATCGGGCAGGATGAATCTGCTTATATACGCATTTGATGAATACTTAAATGAGCGCCAAAGTTATAGTAATTATGAATCGTATTTGGAATATCATTCAAATATTACATGGCAGGAGAAGTCTGTTTTCGATGGTAATATTCGAATGTACCGCAGCAGCGATTTTAACGATCATGAAAGCTCATATTTTGAGAATCATATCGCGCCGTTTTATTCTGAAGCTACGGGGACCTATGGATTTATAAATGACAAGGGCAAAATCATAGTAAGCCCTAATTATATCGCATATGATGATTACAATTCTGATTATGAGCTTATTACGCTTACCAGAAAGTTTTCAGGTTCGAAGACCATTGTGAACTATAAAGGAGAGTATATTCTTGGCAGATGGGGAAGCTTTGATTATATAATTATCGATTCTCATAATAAGCTTCTTTTTGCAAAAAAACCTAATGAAATTGAGCTATATGATTTTGAAGGCAATAGATTAAATGCAGATAGCGTTTATACTAACCTGGGAAGTTATAAATATCATGGCGATATTGTCGTAATTGGAAAAAGCAATTCCTCAGACAGGCAAGTTTATAATGCTGTAGTTATCGATAGAAATGGCAATGAGCTATTTGAATGTGCAGGATATGATGAATTCTATGGTTATGAGGATTCTACCGGTAGTATTAAATATGTTTTGGCGAGGGATAACGATACCTATAATAATAACTGGGTTTTTCTGACTAGAGACGGACTTGATAAAATAGGCGGAGAATATAGCGAAATTCAGGTACTGGATGGTTTTGAACTATATGAAAATCCTGTTGTGATCGCTGTAGAAGCAGGATCAAATAATGTTTCGATCATGCATTGTGATGGGGAACTTATCGAAACAGGGTATCGATACGAAGAATATAATAGTGACTATAAGCTGATCGAAGTATCTAAAGAAGCTGTTGATGGATTGACATTGTATAATTACGTTGACATGAATGGAGAACTTGTATTTGATAGATGGACTATAGGGGGTCTTCATTAG
- a CDS encoding DUF4143 domain-containing protein: protein MEYIQRIVDGEINRKIEAFNAINIVGPKGCGKTRTAKERCNTIIEFQDEEKRDGYLAVAETSPRLFLKNPKPILFDEWQDAPKIWGTIRKDCDDNPDDIGNFYLTGSTSRKIDTPHSGTGRITELLMLPMTLSETGESNGSVSLSKVITDKTYDIDGIQSNLSLDDLFFAACRGGWPRCLAIKKDSAKLEIAKDYFNQIYKKDISAIDKVNRNPELTRTILWSYARNMATCAKKTSIYADVKAEYNVSDNTIASYIDKLEQLFVIKDIDAWTPQIRSKTAIRAAKKHIFIDPSIGLSALNIKPDYFNNDLDMFGHVFENLVLRDLIVYADAHDARILHYADSTGLEADAVYQMDDGRYALIEIKTGANKIPEAEKGLLKFRDVIKAHNESALENKKHPRPVYREPEELIIICATAPMAYTTDNGVKVIPIGCLKD from the coding sequence ATGGAATATATTCAGAGAATTGTTGATGGTGAAATCAATCGAAAAATTGAGGCGTTTAATGCGATCAATATAGTTGGACCAAAAGGCTGTGGTAAGACAAGAACAGCTAAAGAAAGATGTAATACTATCATTGAGTTTCAAGATGAGGAGAAACGAGATGGCTATCTGGCAGTTGCTGAGACGTCACCACGACTATTTTTGAAAAACCCCAAGCCTATTTTGTTTGATGAATGGCAAGATGCGCCCAAAATATGGGGGACAATACGTAAGGACTGCGATGATAACCCTGATGATATTGGTAATTTTTATTTGACAGGATCTACATCCAGGAAGATAGATACTCCTCATTCCGGAACTGGTAGAATTACAGAACTTCTTATGCTTCCTATGACACTGTCAGAAACGGGAGAGTCAAACGGGAGCGTATCTCTTAGCAAGGTTATAACAGACAAGACATATGATATTGATGGAATTCAATCGAATTTATCACTAGATGATCTGTTTTTTGCTGCATGTAGAGGCGGATGGCCTAGATGTCTGGCTATTAAAAAGGATTCTGCTAAGCTTGAAATTGCCAAAGACTATTTTAATCAGATATACAAGAAAGATATAAGTGCAATAGATAAAGTTAATAGAAATCCTGAGCTTACCAGAACTATTCTGTGGTCTTATGCAAGAAATATGGCGACTTGTGCCAAGAAAACAAGTATTTATGCGGATGTCAAAGCTGAATATAATGTTTCTGACAATACAATTGCTTCATATATTGATAAACTGGAACAATTATTTGTTATAAAGGATATTGATGCTTGGACTCCGCAAATTCGTTCGAAAACAGCTATAAGAGCAGCTAAGAAACATATTTTTATAGATCCTTCTATTGGCCTGAGTGCTCTTAATATTAAGCCTGATTATTTTAATAATGATCTGGACATGTTTGGACATGTATTTGAAAACCTTGTTTTACGAGATCTTATTGTGTATGCCGATGCTCACGACGCACGAATCCTGCACTATGCAGATAGTACCGGACTGGAAGCTGATGCTGTGTATCAGATGGATGATGGAAGGTATGCACTGATTGAGATTAAAACAGGGGCTAATAAGATTCCGGAAGCAGAGAAAGGTTTGCTGAAATTCAGAGATGTTATAAAAGCGCATAATGAATCTGCATTAGAAAATAAAAAGCATCCACGCCCTGTTTATAGAGAACCGGAGGAGTTGATAATAATATGTGCTACAGCACCAATGGCATATACTACTGATAATGGCGTAAAGGTAATACCAATAGGATGCCTTAAAGATTAA
- a CDS encoding MATE family efflux transporter: protein MKSDMTKGNIAPILIKFMIPLFIGNLFQQFYNMVDTLIVSRFVGADAMAAVGATGTIMFLILGFANGLATGFTVLTSQSYGARDENRLRHSVANAIILAVIVTVITTFISVVSMKGILRIMNTPDNIFDYSYAYIITIAYGICASVFYNLGASILRAIGNSKVPLYFLMLSAGLNIVLDLVCIVGLDLKTFGAALATVVSQGISAILCFVYIYKKQHSIWPEKRDWHLEARDTSHQLRVGIPMALQFAITASGTMIMQAAINLYGSVAVASFSAASKLQSLITQGMPSIGQTMAAYAGQNFGAGKYDRLKGGVKNALIIMTVYSVVAAILSTSLLEPAMYLFFGSAENVAIQLPWAIPYIRFCAICYIPLSAIFIFRNMMQGCGFGFLPMMGGVVELVSRAIMAALSMKFMIYELASACDPAAWLTTGIFTFVAWLYVAPKIERMFSGRQKVID, encoded by the coding sequence ATGAAGTCAGATATGACAAAGGGGAACATAGCGCCTATATTGATAAAGTTTATGATTCCGCTATTTATAGGAAATTTGTTTCAGCAGTTTTATAACATGGTGGATACGCTTATAGTTAGCAGATTTGTCGGGGCTGATGCGATGGCTGCTGTTGGGGCTACGGGTACTATTATGTTTCTGATCCTTGGGTTTGCTAATGGACTCGCTACTGGTTTTACGGTTCTGACTAGTCAGAGCTACGGTGCACGTGATGAGAACAGGCTTCGTCATAGTGTGGCTAATGCGATAATACTTGCTGTTATAGTGACTGTTATCACGACTTTTATAAGTGTTGTCAGTATGAAGGGGATTCTTCGTATCATGAACACGCCTGACAATATATTTGATTATTCATATGCGTATATTATTACTATAGCTTATGGTATCTGTGCCAGTGTGTTCTATAACCTGGGGGCATCTATTTTGAGGGCTATTGGTAATAGTAAGGTGCCGCTTTATTTCCTGATGCTTTCTGCAGGTTTAAATATCGTTCTGGATCTTGTGTGTATAGTAGGACTTGATCTTAAGACATTCGGTGCGGCGCTTGCAACAGTTGTATCTCAGGGAATATCAGCGATTCTTTGCTTTGTATATATCTATAAAAAGCAGCATTCTATCTGGCCGGAAAAAAGAGACTGGCATCTTGAAGCAAGGGATACAAGCCACCAGCTAAGAGTGGGAATACCTATGGCACTTCAGTTTGCTATCACAGCGTCAGGTACTATGATAATGCAGGCTGCGATCAATCTGTATGGTTCTGTGGCAGTTGCATCATTTTCTGCGGCAAGTAAATTGCAGAGTCTGATCACACAGGGAATGCCATCAATTGGCCAGACAATGGCAGCTTATGCAGGACAAAACTTTGGTGCAGGTAAATATGACAGGCTTAAGGGCGGTGTTAAGAACGCGCTTATCATTATGACTGTTTATTCTGTTGTAGCTGCTATACTTTCTACTTCATTGCTTGAGCCGGCCATGTATCTGTTCTTTGGCTCCGCAGAGAACGTTGCTATCCAGCTTCCATGGGCTATACCATATATAAGATTTTGCGCTATTTGCTATATACCATTATCAGCTATTTTCATCTTCAGAAATATGATGCAGGGCTGCGGATTCGGTTTCCTTCCCATGATGGGCGGAGTGGTAGAGCTGGTATCACGAGCTATAATGGCGGCTTTGTCTATGAAGTTTATGATATACGAGCTTGCAAGTGCCTGCGACCCGGCAGCGTGGCTTACTACGGGAATATTCACTTTTGTTGCATGGCTGTATGTAGCGCCTAAGATAGAGAGGATGTTTTCGGGGAGACAGAAAGTGATTGATTAA
- a CDS encoding sensor domain-containing diguanylate cyclase: MRKHIVLITNILIIVVVVAGFAAIEFGLVNFFNQNAKNQAQNDVIVTGIDVSSQISNVSTTQRVASQMIASDIFLKKWTESETAIPENNENIDQLYDYLKEYQEVLGYDTVFFVSEKTGNYYYQDGLNKTISPADDFDSWYYNFVELDKSYDIQIDHDETMGFTTNLFVNCRVEDDDGNLLGVAGTAQEVSEIEEYITTMKDTMDVDIMIVNTGNAMNSFSGSTDYYKTPEEAANALGLTETVITSTDLGKDDYIWLDRIHCMTIKHNTDLNWNVIVVKDISDVLSEYNRIIAYAVVLLVIVLAIFITASTILLTRMNRLSIEHENTDDLTGLFNNRMFRMKYTENLRKHRGNLSLFMIDVDDFKQFNDQMGHLYGNGVLKMVASLLQQATANCGIVGRWGGDEFIGIMYMNSKRAADILGQIQSDLDKEDTKMPVRISGGVTNVHHGETIEAAIERADQGLYASKNAGKGTVTVHN, encoded by the coding sequence ATGCGTAAACACATAGTTCTGATAACTAATATCCTTATAATCGTCGTGGTGGTCGCAGGATTTGCGGCAATTGAGTTTGGGCTGGTGAATTTTTTCAATCAAAATGCCAAGAATCAGGCCCAGAACGATGTCATAGTAACGGGCATTGATGTATCGTCGCAGATTTCAAATGTTTCCACCACTCAAAGAGTCGCATCCCAGATGATCGCTTCAGATATTTTCCTGAAGAAATGGACAGAATCAGAGACGGCGATCCCTGAAAATAACGAAAATATAGACCAGCTCTATGATTATCTCAAAGAATATCAAGAAGTCCTTGGATACGACACAGTATTTTTTGTATCAGAAAAAACAGGTAATTACTATTATCAGGATGGTCTTAACAAGACCATATCCCCCGCTGATGATTTTGACAGCTGGTACTACAATTTCGTAGAACTTGATAAATCCTATGATATCCAGATAGACCACGACGAGACTATGGGATTTACTACAAATCTCTTTGTTAACTGCCGCGTGGAAGATGATGACGGGAATCTCCTTGGAGTAGCAGGAACGGCTCAGGAAGTTAGTGAGATAGAAGAGTATATAACAACTATGAAGGATACCATGGATGTTGACATTATGATCGTCAACACTGGTAATGCCATGAACTCTTTTAGCGGAAGCACTGATTATTACAAGACTCCGGAAGAAGCTGCAAATGCCCTGGGGCTTACGGAGACTGTCATTACATCTACTGACCTGGGAAAAGACGATTATATCTGGCTTGACAGAATTCATTGTATGACAATAAAGCACAATACAGATCTTAACTGGAATGTAATCGTAGTTAAAGATATTTCTGATGTTCTGTCAGAGTACAACAGGATCATAGCGTATGCTGTTGTACTTCTTGTGATTGTTCTTGCAATCTTTATAACTGCATCGACTATACTTCTTACTAGGATGAACAGGCTGTCAATAGAGCATGAGAATACGGATGATCTTACAGGCCTTTTTAATAACAGAATGTTCAGGATGAAATATACCGAAAATTTAAGAAAACATCGCGGAAATTTATCTCTTTTCATGATTGACGTTGATGATTTTAAGCAGTTTAATGATCAAATGGGACACCTGTACGGTAATGGTGTTCTTAAGATGGTGGCATCGCTCCTGCAGCAGGCTACAGCCAATTGCGGTATAGTCGGGCGCTGGGGTGGTGATGAGTTCATTGGGATCATGTACATGAATTCAAAAAGGGCAGCCGATATTCTGGGGCAGATCCAGTCGGACCTCGATAAAGAAGATACCAAGATGCCTGTAAGGATAAGCGGCGGTGTGACCAATGTACATCATGGAGAAACAATAGAAGCTGCCATAGAAAGAGCGGATCAGGGGCTCTATGCAAGCAAGAACGCGGGCAAGGGCACAGTGACGGTGCATAATTGA
- a CDS encoding mannitol dehydrogenase family protein: MKLTVEGIKDSSAWESKGYHLPAYDRAEIIKNTEEAPEWVHFGAGNIFRAFHAVLAQNLIEKGLMNTGIVVAEGFDYEIVEKAYKTYEDLSILAILKSDGSVEKQVIGSIAKSYILDSERDAEFEGLKKVFRNKSLKLCTFTITEKGYNLKKTDGSYMDAVLADMNEGPAKPHSYIGKVASLMYERYTNGKLPIAMVSTDNCSHNGEKLYAAIYEFAKAWADNGKADTGFVDYINDKSLVSFPWSMIDKITPRPDDSVKAMLAEDGVEGLEPVITGFHTYVAPFVNAEESEYLVVEDDFPNGRPALEKAGVIFTDRDTVNNVERMKVTTCLNPLHTALAVYGCLLGYTRISEEMKDADLVKLINTVGYVEGLPVVVDPGVINPKDFIDTVTKVRLPNPFMPDAPQRIATDTSQKLAIRFGETIKSYIASSDLDVHALKAIPFVLAGWLRYTMGIDDKGAEFECSSDPLLDEVAAITRTIKLGDTRSVDELKKVLLPILKRKEIFAVDLEEAGLADTVVADFAKLIAKEGAVREQLAALQ, from the coding sequence ATGAAACTTACAGTAGAGGGAATTAAAGATTCAAGCGCTTGGGAATCCAAAGGCTATCATCTTCCTGCTTATGACAGAGCAGAAATAATCAAGAATACAGAAGAAGCTCCTGAATGGGTACATTTTGGTGCAGGTAACATTTTCCGTGCATTCCATGCAGTTCTTGCCCAGAACCTTATTGAAAAAGGACTTATGAACACAGGTATCGTAGTAGCAGAAGGCTTTGACTACGAGATCGTTGAGAAGGCATATAAAACATACGAGGATCTGTCTATCCTTGCAATCCTTAAGTCAGACGGATCTGTAGAAAAACAGGTTATCGGCTCAATTGCAAAGTCTTATATCCTTGATTCTGAAAGAGATGCTGAGTTTGAAGGCCTTAAGAAGGTATTTAGAAACAAGAGCCTTAAGCTTTGCACATTCACAATCACAGAGAAGGGCTATAACCTCAAAAAGACTGACGGAAGCTACATGGATGCTGTTCTTGCAGACATGAACGAAGGCCCTGCAAAGCCTCACAGCTACATTGGTAAAGTTGCATCCCTTATGTATGAAAGATATACAAATGGTAAGCTTCCTATCGCTATGGTAAGTACAGATAACTGCTCACACAATGGTGAGAAGCTCTATGCAGCTATCTATGAATTTGCTAAGGCATGGGCTGACAACGGCAAGGCTGATACAGGATTTGTTGACTATATAAATGACAAGAGCCTTGTATCATTCCCTTGGTCTATGATCGATAAGATCACACCAAGACCTGATGACAGCGTTAAGGCTATGCTTGCAGAAGACGGCGTAGAAGGTCTCGAGCCTGTTATCACAGGTTTCCATACATATGTTGCTCCTTTTGTTAACGCAGAAGAAAGTGAATACCTTGTAGTAGAAGACGACTTCCCTAATGGAAGACCGGCCCTTGAGAAAGCTGGAGTTATTTTCACAGACAGAGATACAGTTAATAATGTAGAGCGTATGAAGGTTACAACATGCCTTAACCCTCTTCACACAGCACTTGCTGTATATGGATGCCTTCTTGGATATACAAGGATCTCAGAAGAGATGAAGGACGCTGATCTTGTTAAGCTCATAAACACAGTTGGTTATGTAGAAGGCCTTCCTGTTGTAGTAGATCCAGGCGTTATCAATCCTAAGGACTTCATCGATACTGTAACCAAGGTTCGTCTTCCTAACCCATTCATGCCTGACGCACCTCAGAGAATCGCAACAGATACTTCTCAGAAGCTTGCAATTCGTTTCGGTGAGACTATTAAGAGCTATATTGCATCAAGTGATCTTGATGTTCATGCTCTTAAGGCTATTCCTTTTGTACTTGCAGGTTGGCTTAGATACACAATGGGAATCGATGATAAGGGCGCAGAGTTTGAGTGTAGCTCAGATCCACTTCTTGATGAAGTAGCAGCGATCACACGTACTATTAAACTTGGCGATACAAGAAGCGTAGATGAGCTCAAAAAAGTTCTTCTTCCTATCCTTAAGAGAAAAGAGATCTTTGCTGTAGATCTTGAAGAAGCAGGCCTTGCAGATACAGTAGTAGCTGACTTTGCAAAGCTTATAGCAAAAGAGGGTGCAGTTCGCGAGCAGCTTGCGGCTCTCCAATAA
- the uxuA gene encoding mannonate dehydratase produces the protein MEMTLRWYGKEFDTVKLWQINQIPGVKGVITTLYDKAAGDLWTQDEIKKLKADVAEADMHISGIESVNISDDIKIGGGKRDEHIDNYIKTLENLGKEDIHMVCYNFMPVFDWTRSELARRRADGATVLAYNQKAVDAINPEDMFASINGDMNGTVMPGWEPERMARVKELFEMYKDIDEDKLFANLVYFLEAIMPVCNKYDIKMAIHPDDPAWNVFGLPRIINNEKNIQRMMKAVDDVHNGVTFCSGSYGTNPENDLPQMIRNLKGRIHFAHVRNLQFNSFQHEDGSQVTSWTGEKIPVGPADFEEACHLSSDGSFDMYEIVKALYDIGFDGPIRPDHGRMIWDEKAMPGYGLYDRALGACYIQGLWEAIEKSHR, from the coding sequence ATGGAAATGACACTTCGTTGGTATGGTAAGGAATTTGATACTGTTAAGTTATGGCAGATAAATCAGATTCCAGGTGTAAAGGGCGTTATCACAACACTTTACGACAAGGCAGCAGGTGACCTTTGGACTCAGGATGAGATCAAAAAATTAAAGGCTGACGTTGCAGAAGCTGATATGCACATTTCAGGTATCGAATCAGTAAACATCTCTGATGATATCAAGATTGGCGGCGGTAAGCGCGACGAGCATATAGATAACTACATCAAGACTCTTGAGAATCTTGGTAAAGAAGACATCCACATGGTATGTTACAACTTCATGCCTGTGTTCGACTGGACCAGATCAGAGCTTGCAAGAAGAAGAGCAGACGGCGCTACAGTTCTTGCTTACAATCAGAAAGCTGTTGATGCCATCAATCCTGAAGACATGTTCGCTTCAATCAACGGCGACATGAACGGAACAGTTATGCCGGGCTGGGAGCCTGAGAGAATGGCTCGTGTAAAAGAGCTTTTCGAGATGTACAAGGATATCGACGAGGATAAGCTTTTTGCAAACCTTGTATACTTCCTTGAAGCTATCATGCCTGTATGTAACAAGTATGACATCAAGATGGCAATTCACCCTGATGATCCTGCATGGAACGTATTCGGCCTTCCTCGTATCATCAATAATGAAAAGAACATTCAGCGTATGATGAAAGCTGTTGATGACGTACACAACGGTGTTACATTCTGCTCAGGTTCTTACGGTACAAATCCTGAGAACGACCTTCCTCAGATGATCAGAAATCTTAAGGGTCGTATCCACTTCGCACACGTACGTAACCTTCAGTTCAACTCCTTCCAGCACGAAGACGGAAGCCAGGTAACAAGCTGGACAGGCGAGAAGATCCCTGTAGGTCCTGCAGATTTCGAAGAAGCATGCCACCTTTCTTCAGACGGAAGCTTCGATATGTATGAGATCGTTAAGGCTCTCTATGATATCGGTTTTGACGGACCTATCCGCCCTGACCATGGCCGCATGATCTGGGATGAGAAGGCAATGCCTGGATACGGTCTTTATGACAGAGCACTTGGAGCTTGCTACATCCAGGGACTTTGGGAAGCAATCGAGAAGAGCCATAGATAA
- a CDS encoding AraC family transcriptional regulator, whose translation MRRELRSDFTTRQTMLSDLFELYYYSDVTIKPVEMHSHDYYEFYIFLEGDIAMEIENVAEPNIKLVPGDIVVFPPGVRHHAIARRSAPKNKGKEQNPTPYRRFVFWINDKYLKELVSISPDYAYLIEEAQKGKFIHHLESALFGQVQSKAITVLEEISTVHYGHDAFLRIYSSELLLTLTRYVYESEHKISVPENTDMMGQLITYIDEHLTDTLSLDILAEKLFVSKSYIVHEFKNRLGLSVHQYIVKKRLAGCRDQMLSGIPISQAYITYGFNDYSNFYKAFRKEYGYSPREYVDIHTMPG comes from the coding sequence ATGAGACGAGAACTCAGAAGCGATTTTACAACAAGACAGACCATGCTTTCAGATCTTTTCGAGCTTTATTATTACAGCGATGTTACAATAAAACCCGTTGAGATGCATTCGCACGATTATTATGAATTCTATATATTCCTTGAAGGCGACATAGCTATGGAGATTGAAAATGTGGCAGAGCCAAATATAAAACTCGTCCCGGGCGATATAGTCGTATTCCCTCCTGGTGTAAGGCATCATGCAATAGCAAGGCGTTCCGCCCCTAAAAATAAAGGTAAAGAGCAAAATCCTACCCCCTACCGCCGTTTCGTTTTCTGGATAAACGATAAGTACCTTAAAGAGCTGGTAAGTATCTCTCCTGACTATGCCTATCTCATAGAGGAAGCTCAAAAAGGCAAATTCATTCACCACCTTGAATCCGCTCTATTTGGCCAGGTTCAGTCCAAAGCAATTACTGTTCTTGAAGAAATAAGCACCGTGCACTATGGCCACGATGCTTTCCTTAGAATATATTCATCTGAGCTACTGCTGACTCTTACAAGATACGTCTACGAATCTGAGCACAAGATAAGCGTACCGGAGAACACGGACATGATGGGCCAGCTCATAACCTATATTGATGAACACCTAACCGACACACTATCTCTAGACATCCTTGCAGAAAAGCTTTTTGTCAGCAAGTCCTACATCGTACATGAATTCAAGAACAGACTCGGTCTCTCCGTCCATCAATATATAGTAAAAAAACGCCTGGCCGGCTGCCGGGATCAGATGCTGAGCGGCATACCTATTAGCCAGGCGTATATTACTTATGGTTTCAACGATTACTCTAACTTTTACAAAGCTTTCCGTAAGGAATATGGCTACTCTCCACGAGAGTATGTTGATATACATACCATGCCAGGATGA